Within Myceligenerans xiligouense, the genomic segment CCACCAGCATGTCGATCACCCGGTCCACGTCGCCGATGCTCGACACGTACTCGTCGAGAGGCAGTGGCGGGGAGACGCAGTACGCCTCGACCTCCGGCCACACGACCTGGCACGTCGCGAAGACCCGCCGCTGGTGGTACGGCTTCGTGACGAACATGACCGACCTGGCCTCGATCGCGTGCTCGCTGAGCACCTTGCGGCTGTACTCGACGTTCTCGGCGGTGTTCCGGGCGAGCGGCTCGATCAGGACGGCGTCGTCCGGAACTCCCTGCGCGACCGCCCGTTCCCGGTATCCCACGGCCTCGCCGTGCGGGAACGCCTCGAGCGTGGTGGTCGCGTTCGCCCCGGTGAAGACGATCCGGGGGAAGTACCCCTGGTGGTAGAGATCGGCGGTGTAGTCGGCGACTCCGGTGTCGTGCCCGCCCAGGCCGATGCA encodes:
- a CDS encoding YdcF family protein codes for the protein MPNVRIPAGVREDVETLWEYHDLRQDPREVDVCIGLGGHDTGVADYTADLYHQGYFPRIVFTGANATTTLEAFPHGEAVGYRERAVAQGVPDDAVLIEPLARNTAENVEYSRKVLSEHAIEARSVMFVTKPYHQRRVFATCQVVWPEVEAYCVSPPLPLDEYVSSIGDVDRVIDMLVGDTQRLTVYAEKGFIATDQEVPGDVQGAFDRLVAAGYTSRLVPEEPLHV